A single window of Spirochaeta isovalerica DNA harbors:
- a CDS encoding iron-containing alcohol dehydrogenase produces the protein MAEIRLEFPGSLIFGNKEILRLGSEASSWGERVLLISDSVHKSTGTLDYVKGILEKKHLKVLVYSDVKSSASTFSIEEAVSLAERSHSQVIVGLGGVRTLSFAKAVAFVAAGEGNIDDFFTDRVTRRIVLPFISVPTSLRDPFLLSESCFITESRQRTSSISHLPPFSTKQIIVDPTLTVSLPAKYSLLALMEILLSSIEAYISRQSSFLVETAALDAIGKVTSVLDKISGNQGDLNFRKIACEASVSSAMALSMTGPLPGLMLAYVTGSYYKVPRVSLVTTLYPHVFDSSIYSSTDRAGQAAKALREGLGWSSLGERDSLSTMVRSIIARYKLPVRLEEMKIKSDELSICSDITSALLSNVNQTVGADSLFEILRESF, from the coding sequence ATGGCTGAAATCAGATTGGAATTTCCCGGGTCGCTTATTTTCGGAAACAAGGAAATCTTAAGACTCGGCAGTGAGGCATCTAGCTGGGGCGAGCGGGTTCTGCTCATTTCCGATTCAGTTCATAAAAGCACAGGAACTCTCGATTACGTAAAAGGCATTCTGGAGAAAAAGCATCTTAAGGTGCTGGTTTACAGCGATGTTAAATCTTCAGCTTCCACATTTTCCATTGAAGAAGCCGTGTCTCTCGCTGAACGAAGCCACAGCCAGGTCATTGTCGGCCTGGGCGGAGTCCGCACTCTTTCTTTTGCAAAAGCCGTGGCTTTTGTTGCTGCCGGAGAAGGCAATATCGATGATTTTTTTACAGATCGTGTTACCAGGAGAATCGTACTTCCCTTTATTTCCGTGCCGACATCTCTTCGAGACCCTTTTCTTCTTTCGGAATCCTGTTTTATAACGGAAAGCCGGCAGAGAACTTCGTCGATTTCCCATCTGCCGCCATTCAGCACAAAACAGATCATTGTCGATCCGACTTTGACTGTCTCGCTTCCGGCAAAATATTCATTACTGGCTTTAATGGAGATACTCCTCTCATCCATTGAGGCTTATATCAGCAGACAATCGTCCTTTCTTGTTGAAACAGCGGCACTCGATGCCATTGGAAAAGTCACTTCGGTTCTCGATAAGATTTCGGGGAATCAGGGGGATTTGAATTTCAGAAAAATTGCCTGCGAGGCCTCAGTCAGTTCCGCTATGGCTCTCTCCATGACTGGACCATTACCGGGATTGATGCTCGCCTATGTAACAGGGTCCTATTACAAGGTTCCCCGCGTTTCGCTGGTTACAACCCTTTATCCCCATGTTTTTGATTCCTCCATATACTCCTCTACCGATAGAGCGGGGCAGGCTGCCAAAGCTTTGAGAGAAGGTCTTGGTTGGTCTTCCCTGGGTGAGAGAGATTCTCTCAGCACAATGGTCAGAAGCATCATCGCCCGGTATAAACTGCCTGTCCGGCTGGAAGAGATGAAAATCAAATCCGACGAACTGTCCATCTGTTCCGATATTACCTCGGCGCTGCTATCCAATGTCAATCAGACTGTCGGGGCGGACAGCCTTTTCGAGATTCTCCGGGAATCGTTCTGA
- a CDS encoding flagellar biosynthesis anti-sigma factor FlgM, with protein sequence MTIDRLGPVDPVAKYNKTSKTSKVVKKNEADSVNVSDEAKRSAELLKAADTAKSSPDIRMDRVEEVKAKLQDPNYINDKVLGEVADSIMDMFGIR encoded by the coding sequence ATGACAATAGACAGATTGGGTCCCGTTGATCCGGTAGCCAAATACAACAAAACAAGCAAGACATCAAAAGTTGTCAAGAAAAACGAAGCGGATTCTGTCAATGTTTCGGATGAAGCCAAGAGAAGTGCGGAACTCCTGAAAGCAGCTGATACGGCCAAGTCATCTCCCGATATCAGAATGGACAGAGTTGAAGAAGTCAAAGCCAAGCTTCAGGATCCCAATTACATTAACGACAAAGTGCTGGGCGAAGTTGCCGATAGCATAATGGATATGTTCGGAATCCGCTGA
- the rsmI gene encoding 16S rRNA (cytidine(1402)-2'-O)-methyltransferase encodes MGDLYIVATPIGNLEDVTYRAVEILKNVDVIACEDTRLSKKLLSHYGIAKHTISCRARNEVQSSAGIIKLLDEGKDVAYVSDAGTPGISDPGSILVRAARDAGFRTIPVPGPSAQTALASIGGYKGKSVLFEGFLPQKSGKRKKRLRELLDREEAFVVYESPFRIEKLMGELTELEPERTALIGREMTKIHEQYVEGTTKSLLEMLGKEVTIKGEFAILVSGK; translated from the coding sequence ATGGGTGATCTTTATATTGTAGCGACTCCCATCGGCAATCTGGAAGATGTGACCTACCGGGCCGTTGAGATCCTTAAGAATGTCGATGTCATAGCCTGTGAAGATACCAGGCTTTCTAAAAAACTGCTGTCCCATTACGGCATTGCGAAGCATACGATCAGCTGCAGGGCCAGAAATGAGGTTCAGAGTTCCGCCGGCATTATAAAGCTCCTCGATGAGGGGAAAGATGTCGCCTATGTTTCCGATGCGGGAACGCCCGGTATCAGCGATCCCGGCTCCATCCTCGTCAGAGCGGCGAGAGATGCCGGTTTCAGAACCATTCCCGTGCCCGGTCCGTCGGCTCAGACCGCACTGGCCAGCATAGGCGGGTATAAGGGTAAAAGCGTTCTTTTTGAAGGTTTTCTGCCTCAGAAATCGGGAAAAAGAAAAAAAAGGCTGAGGGAACTGCTCGATAGAGAAGAAGCTTTTGTCGTCTATGAGTCACCCTTCAGAATAGAGAAATTAATGGGCGAACTGACTGAGCTGGAACCGGAAAGAACAGCTCTCATAGGCCGGGAAATGACCAAAATCCATGAGCAGTATGTCGAGGGAACAACTAAAAGTCTCCTTGAAATGCTGGGAAAAGAGGTTACAATTAAAGGTGAGTTCGCAATTCTTGTTTCGGGGAAATAA
- a CDS encoding HDOD domain-containing protein has protein sequence MEYTKTNDIAIRDIRNEFITKKEFSCNLPYSSKEGDVFLSHAFRTILEELKQETMFLHLEYVLTELVLNASKSNLKRLYFKEKGLDIKNGGDYETGMKMFRKEAMGNPDYEAKLKDAGSFVNVSIKSDGTTINLRITNNNPMLDIERKRIAEKLSIAHGFDDITDLFNQTFDSSEGRGFGLIIIVMMLRKISLNENALIFSNEGDHSVTSIHIPVSTLQKDHGKIIASEIAVEMERMPQFPESIVALQKELSDPNCSFATITGKITSDPALTAEIIRIANSPVYKVRSEITDVAGAVRIMGMLGVKSVLYNYGMNKIMQSKYDKNVIKEVNEHSYYVARVSAYLTSYKKLGKVTEDVYVAALLHDMGKIIVNSMNRDLENNLKKLCSEKYIPTSVLEDLTKGYNHAMIGSEVAEKWNFPEKYITAIAFHHIPLDVTDEYKDLIYAIYLGNELYYYLKDEREFFDLNYMVLEYFELEEEEHFIEFIQNLKMQGFD, from the coding sequence ATGGAATACACAAAAACTAACGATATTGCCATAAGAGATATTCGGAACGAGTTTATCACAAAAAAAGAGTTTTCCTGCAATCTGCCCTATTCATCAAAGGAAGGGGATGTCTTTTTATCCCATGCCTTCCGAACTATTCTGGAAGAGCTGAAACAGGAGACCATGTTTCTCCACCTCGAGTATGTCCTGACCGAACTGGTTCTCAATGCCTCGAAATCCAATCTGAAACGGCTGTATTTCAAAGAGAAGGGTTTGGATATCAAAAACGGCGGCGACTATGAAACGGGAATGAAAATGTTCCGTAAAGAAGCCATGGGAAACCCGGACTACGAAGCGAAGCTGAAAGACGCCGGCAGCTTCGTCAACGTCAGCATTAAATCCGACGGAACGACGATAAACCTCCGGATTACGAACAACAACCCCATGCTCGACATAGAAAGAAAGCGAATCGCAGAAAAACTGAGCATAGCTCACGGTTTTGACGACATTACAGACCTATTCAACCAGACTTTCGATTCCTCTGAAGGCCGCGGCTTCGGGTTGATCATCATCGTTATGATGCTGAGAAAAATCAGCCTGAACGAAAACGCTCTGATTTTTTCAAATGAGGGAGACCACTCAGTCACATCCATCCATATTCCCGTCAGCACGCTGCAGAAAGATCATGGAAAAATCATTGCCAGCGAAATCGCCGTCGAAATGGAGCGGATGCCGCAGTTTCCAGAGAGCATAGTCGCTCTGCAGAAGGAACTGTCCGACCCTAACTGCTCTTTTGCGACAATTACCGGCAAAATCACCTCCGATCCGGCTTTGACGGCGGAAATCATCCGGATTGCCAACTCTCCGGTTTATAAAGTCCGGAGCGAGATCACCGATGTGGCCGGCGCCGTTAGAATCATGGGTATGCTGGGCGTCAAATCAGTCCTCTACAATTACGGCATGAACAAAATCATGCAGAGCAAATACGACAAAAACGTGATTAAGGAAGTCAACGAGCATTCCTATTACGTGGCCCGGGTCTCCGCCTATCTGACGTCATACAAGAAACTGGGGAAAGTAACAGAAGATGTATATGTTGCGGCATTACTCCACGACATGGGTAAGATCATCGTCAATTCCATGAACAGAGATCTGGAAAACAACCTGAAAAAGCTCTGTTCGGAAAAATATATTCCCACATCGGTCCTGGAAGACCTGACAAAAGGCTACAATCACGCCATGATCGGCTCCGAAGTGGCGGAGAAGTGGAACTTTCCGGAAAAATACATTACGGCCATTGCCTTCCATCACATCCCCCTCGATGTGACAGATGAATACAAGGACCTCATTTATGCCATCTATCTGGGAAATGAACTTTATTATTATCTGAAAGATGAAAGGGAATTCTTTGACCTGAACTACATGGTTCTGGAGTATTTCGAACTGGAAGAGGAAGAGCATTTCATCGAATTTATCCAGAATTTGAAAATGCAGGGATTTGATTAA
- the leuS gene encoding leucine--tRNA ligase: MSKYPFNEIEKKWQKFWEENETFKVTEDPSFPKEKRAYILDMFPYPSGAGLHVGHPEGYTATDIYCRYLRMKGVNVLHPMGFDSFGLPAENYAIKTGTHPKITTEKNIDHFREQIKSLGFSYDWSREVSTHTSEYYKWTQWIFLQLYKKGMAYEADTPINWCPDCLTGLANEEVKEGMCDRCGTQVERRNTRQWILKITDYADKLLEGLDTLDWSDSLKAMQRNWIGRSEGANVEFKLEKFDDYIEVYTTRPDTLFGATYMVLAPEHPFVEKITTADQKEAVEKYIAEASHKSDLERTELSKDKSGVFTGAYAINPVNGEKIPVWISDYILISYGTGAIMAVPAHDQRDWEFAKKFDLPIIEVLKGGDVSVEAYTEDGDHVNSGFLDGMGKQEAIDSMIAWLEERKLGKKTINYKLRDWIFARQRYWGEPIPLVHCPACGTVPVPEDQLPITLPHVDDFKPTNTGESPLAKVEEFVKCTCPQCGGEAKRETITMPQWAGSCWYYLRYLDPKNEKAFVSKEAEDYWMPVDLYVGGTEHAVLHLLYARFWHKVLFDLGLVSHAEPFQRLVNQGMITAYAYQRPNKSLVPTDEVKEEEGKFIEIATGKELEQVIAKMSKSLKNVENPDEMIEHFGADSFRMYEMFMGPLQVSKPWSTKGLSGVHRFLNRVWNIAEREISDEKPSDDMIKLLHKTIKKVSLDTGALEFNTAIAQMMIFINEAYKLDKCYRELWEPFTLLIAPYAPHLGEEMWQMLGHEEILAYKPYPEWIEELTLDDEKEVVVQINGKVRSKMTVAAGTSKDDLEKMAFGIEKIQSMTEGKNVVKVICIPDKLVNIVVK; this comes from the coding sequence ATGAGTAAGTATCCCTTTAACGAAATCGAAAAAAAATGGCAGAAATTCTGGGAAGAAAACGAGACTTTTAAAGTAACGGAAGATCCTTCATTCCCAAAAGAGAAGAGAGCATACATTCTCGATATGTTCCCCTACCCCTCGGGAGCCGGTCTTCATGTTGGACACCCCGAAGGATATACGGCAACGGACATCTACTGCCGCTACCTGAGGATGAAAGGCGTTAACGTCCTTCACCCCATGGGTTTTGACTCTTTCGGACTTCCCGCGGAAAACTATGCTATCAAAACGGGAACTCATCCGAAAATCACAACGGAAAAAAACATCGATCACTTCCGCGAGCAGATCAAATCTCTCGGATTCAGCTACGACTGGTCCAGAGAAGTATCGACCCACACTTCCGAGTACTACAAATGGACTCAATGGATTTTCCTCCAGCTCTACAAGAAGGGCATGGCCTACGAAGCGGATACGCCAATCAACTGGTGTCCCGATTGTCTTACAGGTCTGGCCAACGAGGAAGTCAAGGAAGGCATGTGCGACCGCTGCGGGACCCAGGTGGAAAGACGCAATACGCGCCAGTGGATTCTCAAAATAACAGACTACGCCGACAAGCTTCTCGAAGGCCTGGACACTCTGGACTGGAGCGATTCGCTCAAGGCTATGCAGAGAAACTGGATCGGCCGTTCCGAAGGTGCCAACGTCGAATTTAAACTGGAAAAGTTTGATGACTATATTGAAGTCTACACGACCCGTCCCGATACGCTGTTCGGCGCCACCTATATGGTACTCGCTCCCGAACACCCCTTTGTAGAAAAAATCACGACGGCCGATCAGAAAGAAGCCGTTGAGAAATACATTGCGGAAGCGAGCCACAAATCGGACCTGGAAAGAACGGAACTGTCCAAGGACAAAAGCGGTGTATTCACCGGGGCGTATGCCATCAATCCGGTAAACGGAGAGAAAATCCCCGTGTGGATTTCCGACTATATCCTCATATCTTACGGTACGGGGGCCATTATGGCCGTTCCCGCCCACGACCAGAGAGACTGGGAGTTCGCTAAAAAATTCGATCTTCCCATCATCGAAGTCCTCAAAGGCGGCGATGTTTCTGTCGAAGCCTACACGGAAGACGGAGACCACGTGAACTCCGGCTTTCTCGACGGTATGGGCAAACAGGAAGCCATCGATTCGATGATCGCCTGGCTTGAAGAGCGCAAGCTCGGAAAGAAAACCATTAACTATAAACTTCGCGACTGGATCTTCGCCCGTCAGAGATACTGGGGTGAGCCCATACCTCTGGTGCACTGTCCCGCCTGCGGGACAGTGCCGGTTCCCGAAGACCAGCTGCCTATAACCTTACCTCACGTTGACGACTTCAAACCGACCAATACGGGAGAATCTCCCCTGGCTAAAGTTGAAGAGTTCGTCAAATGCACTTGTCCGCAATGCGGCGGCGAGGCCAAGAGAGAAACCATAACCATGCCCCAGTGGGCCGGCTCCTGCTGGTACTACCTGCGCTATCTCGATCCGAAAAACGAGAAAGCCTTCGTTTCCAAAGAAGCGGAAGACTACTGGATGCCCGTAGACCTCTACGTCGGCGGAACGGAACATGCTGTTCTTCACCTCCTCTATGCCCGTTTCTGGCATAAAGTCCTTTTCGATCTGGGACTTGTCAGCCATGCGGAACCTTTCCAGAGACTGGTCAACCAGGGAATGATTACGGCATACGCCTATCAGAGACCGAACAAGTCTCTCGTCCCGACAGATGAGGTTAAGGAAGAGGAAGGAAAATTCATCGAAATCGCTACGGGTAAAGAACTGGAACAGGTTATAGCCAAAATGTCCAAAAGTCTCAAAAACGTGGAAAATCCCGATGAGATGATTGAACACTTCGGCGCCGATTCCTTCAGAATGTATGAAATGTTTATGGGCCCCCTTCAGGTATCCAAACCCTGGTCGACCAAAGGTCTGTCCGGTGTCCACCGCTTCCTGAACAGAGTCTGGAATATCGCCGAGAGGGAAATTTCCGATGAGAAACCTTCCGATGATATGATCAAACTGCTGCACAAGACGATCAAGAAAGTCAGCCTCGATACGGGAGCGCTGGAATTCAATACGGCGATTGCCCAGATGATGATCTTTATCAACGAAGCGTACAAGCTGGACAAATGCTACAGAGAACTCTGGGAACCCTTTACCCTGCTGATTGCCCCTTATGCTCCCCACCTTGGAGAGGAAATGTGGCAGATGCTCGGACACGAAGAGATTCTCGCCTACAAGCCTTATCCCGAATGGATCGAAGAACTGACACTCGATGACGAGAAGGAAGTTGTTGTTCAGATCAACGGAAAAGTGAGAAGCAAGATGACTGTCGCTGCCGGAACATCGAAAGATGATCTGGAGAAGATGGCCTTCGGGATTGAGAAGATTCAGTCCATGACCGAAGGCAAGAATGTCGTCAAAGTCATTTGTATACCGGATAAGCTTGTTAATATTGTTGTTAAGTGA